In Labrus mixtus chromosome 11, fLabMix1.1, whole genome shotgun sequence, a single window of DNA contains:
- the zgc:110410 gene encoding protein lifeguard 1, which produces MDQSKSSSDEGYGPRPPPYNAQDYGQNSYPGMSYQVGKGNIAVVSPPATYDNMVHPEAMAAAGGDQHYTPPPDYSNGSEDNVFSDGAIRRGFIRKVYLILMVQLLVTVGIICAFLYWEDLREWTFDNYWFTYAMMATTLVLILAMACCNNLRRKVPFNFIALGLFTIAEGLMLGSIAALFNAEAVLWAVGATALVSFSLTVFAMQSKWDFTAASGSLWVFAWTLLSFGMLCAILRSQYVYIVYACLGTLVFSLYLVFDTQLILGGKHKKYEISPEEYVFAALNLYLDIVSLFLMLLQLISLCR; this is translated from the exons ATGGATCAGAGTAAAAGCAGCAGTGATGAGGGTTATGGACCTCGCCCCCCTCCGTACAACGCTCAGGACTATGGACAGAACTCTTACCCGGGGATGAGCTATCAG GTGGGGAAAGGGAACATTGCGGTGGTCTCCCCTCCTGCCACCTATGACAACATGGTCCACCCTGAGGCCATGGCTGCAGCTGGAGGTGACCAGCACTACACTCCTCCACCAGACTACTCCAACGGCTCTGAGGACAACGTCTTCAGTGATGGTGCCATACGAAGAG gtTTCATAAGAAAAGTCTACTTGATCTTGATGGTTCAGCTGTTAGTGACTGTCGGGATCATCTGTGCTTTTCTTTACTG GGAAGATCTCCGAGAATGGACATTTGACAACTACTGGTTTACCTATGCTATGAT GGCGACAACGCTGGTGCTCATCTTGGCCATGGCCTGCTGCAACAACCTCCGCCGTAAAGTCCCCTTCAATTTCATCGCCCTGGGCCTGTTT ACTATTGCAGAGGGCCTGATGCTTGGATCCATTGCAGC gttgtTTAATGCTGAAGCCGTCCTGTGGGCAGTGGGGGCCACAGCGCTGGTGTCGTTCTCCTTGACTGTATTTGCCATGCAGTCAAAG TGGGACTTCACTGCCGCAAGTGGGAGCCTGTGGGTGTTTGCCTGGACCCTTTTGTCTTTTGGAATGCTTTGTGCAATCCTCCGATCGCAG TATGTTTACATCGTCTATGCCTGCCTGGGAACCCTCGTGTTTTCTTTG tatTTGGTGTTTGATACCCAGCTTATCCTGGGGGGGAAACACAAGAAGTATGAAATCTCTCCAGAGGAGTATGTGTTCGCTGCTCTGAACCTCTATTTGGACATTGTCTCCCTGTTCctcatgctgctgcagctcatcAGCCTCTGCCGCTAA